Proteins encoded by one window of Dermochelys coriacea isolate rDerCor1 chromosome 13, rDerCor1.pri.v4, whole genome shotgun sequence:
- the SNX21 gene encoding sorting nexin-21 → MVGGQGRRRLLRLGALRAGVRASSGREGWIRIGWVPLCGSGLTPDWAAEADPDEAPCIEGSQIGISQPRAGQDPGSRAEAELRQGGSKEEPRLSGHRSPDRGPAAEPSPMASRLLHRLRHALAGEGEGGREGQGGGGSETDEFPESCELEDDADGLSTRLSGTLSFTSNEEEAEENEEDAASRELGLLKNPGAMENGDQSPAPAECLRSNLLTCQLHDFWRRSLSSLAPQRLLFEVTDASVVSERSSKYVLYTIYLICSGQFDKAPAAIARRYSDFERLNRCLRHQFGCDMAGVSFPRKRLRKNFTAETIAKRSRAFEQFLSHLHSITEIRRSSDFLEFFFLRDLQAARRLTCTGMYREALATWSNAYRLQDKLGVCNSGRFLLTLAGLVVCHQELDELSEAHRYCEQALQLLEAQDSHPLLEPFLQAHVHLSWKVGKDKRQSEARLQGLQGTGVALQQQPTLKEFLIKEVLD, encoded by the exons ATggtcggggggcaggggaggagaaggctGTTGCGGTTGGGTGCTCTGCGCGCGGGGGTCCGGGCATCCAGTGGGAGAGAGGGATGGATCCGGATTGGTTGGGTGCCGTTGTGTGGCTCAGGATTAACTCCGGATTGGGCGGCGGAGGCGGATCCAGATGAGGCACCGTGCATAGAGGGGAGCCAGATCGGGATCAGCCAGCCCCGGGCTGGGCAGGATCCGGGTTCCCGGGCGGAGGCGGAGCTGCGGCAGGGAGGATCCAAGGAGGAGCCGCGGCTGAGCGGCCATCGCAGCCCGGACCGCGGCCCCG CTGCTGAGCCGAGCCCCATGGCCTCCCGCCTCCTGCACCGGCTGCGGCACGCCCTGGCTGGAGAGGGCGAGGGCGGCCGGGAGGGACAAGGTGGAGGCGGCTCGGAGACAGACGAGTTCCCAGAGAGCTGTGAACTGGAGGACGACGCTGACGGGCTGTCCACGCGGCTCAGCGGCACCCTGAGCTTCACCAGTaatgaggaggaggcagaggagaatgAGGAAGATGCCGCTAgccgggagctggggctgctcAAGAACCCTGGAGCCATGGAGAATGGAG ATCAGAGCCCCGCTCCAGCTGAGTGCCTGCGCAGTAACCTACTGACATGCCAGCTCCACGACTTCTGGAGGAGATCACTCAGCAGCCTCGCTCCCCAGCGCCTGCTCTTTGAGGTCACCGACGCCAGCGTCGTCAGTGAGCGCTCCTCCAAATACGTG CTCTACACCATCTACCTGATCTGCTCTGGACAGTTTGACAAGGCCCCGGCCGCCATTGCCCGGCGGTACTCGGACTTTGAGAGACTGAACCGGTGCCTGCGCCATCAGTTTGGCTGCGACATGGCAGGCGTCTCCTTCCCCAGGAAGAGGCTACGCAAGAACTTCACAGCAGAAACCATCGCCAAGCGGAGCCGGGCCTTTGAGCAGTTCCTGTCCCACCTGCACTCCATCACCGAGATCCGCCGCTCCTCCGACTTCCTGGAGTTCTTCTTCCTGCGCGACCTGCAGGCAGCACGGCGCCTCACCTGCACCGGCATGTACCGCGAGGCCCTGGCCACCTGGAGCAATGCCTACCGGCTCCAGGACAAGCTGGGCGTCTGCAATTCGGGCCGCTTCCTCCTCACGCTGGCTGGCCTGGTGGTTTGCCACCAGGAGCTGGACGAGCTGAGCGAGGCTCATCGCTACTGCGAgcaggctctgcagctcctggaggcccAAGACAGCCACCCCTTGCTGGAGCCCTTCCTTCAGGCGCATGTCCACCTGTCCTGGAAGGTGGGGAAAGACAAGCGCCAGTCGGAGGCCAGGCTGCAGGGGCTGCAAGGAACTGGGGTGGCTCTCCAGCAGCAGCCCACCCTGAAGGAGTTCTTGATCAAGGAGGTTTTGGACTGA